One segment of Erigeron canadensis isolate Cc75 chromosome 2, C_canadensis_v1, whole genome shotgun sequence DNA contains the following:
- the LOC122588427 gene encoding ras-related protein RABD2a-like produces the protein MNQEYDYLFKLLLIGDSGVGKSCLLLRFADDSYLDSYISTIGVDFKIRTVEQDGKTIKLQIWDTAGQERFRTITSSYYRGAHGIIIVYDVTDLESFNNVKQWLSEIDRYASENVNKLLVGNKCDLTESRAVSYDTAKEFADSIGIPFMETSAKDATNVEQAFMAMSADIKNRMASQPGSNNMRPPSVQLKGQPVGEKGGCCST, from the exons atgAATCAAGAGTA TGACTACTTGTTTAAGCTTTTGCTGATCGGAGACTCAGGAGTCGGAAAATCTTGTTTGCTGCTTAGATTTGCT GATGACTCGTATCTTGACAGCTACATCAGTACAATTGGCGTGGACTTT AAAATTCGCACTGTGGAGCAGGACGGAAAAACCATTAAGCTTCAAAtt TGGGACACAGCTGGGCAAGAAAGGTTCAGGACAATTACTAGTAGCTACTACCGTGGGGCACATGGCATTata ATAGTTTATGATGTCACCGACCTAGAAAGTTTCAACAATGTTAAGCAATGGTTGAGCGAAATTGATCGCTATGCAAGTGAAAATGTGAATAAACTTCTTGTTGGAAACAAATGTGACCTTACAGAAAGCAGAGCCGTATCGTATGATACTGCCAAG GAATTTGCCGATAGTATTGGCATTCCATTTATGGAAACTAGTGCAAAAGATGCTACAAATGTTGAACAGGCTTTCATGGCCATGTCTGCTGATATTAAAAACAG GATGGCAAGTCAGCCTGGTTCAAACAACATGAGGCCACCTTCTGTGCAGCTCAAGGGCCAACCTGTTGGGGAGAAGGGTGGTTGCTGCTCAACTTAG
- the LOC122587478 gene encoding RNA polymerase sigma factor sigA-like, with product MMSTTAIGLTAGNRLLGSSCYYSNTNEKLSCSSDIGFTLVFTKNVISAKKSPDYGNSPISNPVTNTIRVLKDPSSCTDQWVQTFNHLDKKGSKDELSVESLLLLQKSLLEKQWKISTERNSTTATPNEKINKKVHFTGSQISARRRRLDARKKTTYTCSVKQGVTSKQSKFTLGSELLQNQSKGYVKGGISEVLLTHSEVVILSNKIKIGLRLEEQKLRLKKKLGTEPSEEQLATSMRISRTDLRTKQIECTLAREKLALSNVRLVMSIAQRYDNMGAQMDDLIQGGLIGLLRGIEKYDSSRGYKISTYVYWWIRQGVSRALMENSRILRLPTHLHERQSAIRNVKIKLEEQGINPSIDRIAESLNISRKKVTNATRAITKVFSLDRGASLSINGLHGQIFYSDIADTCMENNPWHGVDKKALKEEVNKLISTTLGERERYIIRLYYGLDNECLIWEDIGKRMGLSREGVRKIGLVALEKLKNAAKMTKLETMLVEH from the exons ATGATGTCTACAACTGCAATTGGATTAACGGCAGGAAATAGGCTGTTGGGTTCATCTTGTTATTACTCTAATACGAATGAAAAACTGTCCTGCAGTAGCGATATTGGGTTCACACTTGTCTTTACTAAGAATGTGATCTCTGCAAAGAAATCACCTGACTATGGTAATAGTCCTATATCCAACCCAGTTACGAATACCATAAGAGTGCTAAAGGATCCTTCAAGCTGTACAGATCAATGGGTTCAAACCTTTAACCATTTGGATAAGAAAGGCTCCAAGGATGAACTTTCGGTTGAATCTTTGTTATTGTTACAAAAGTCTTTGCTCGAGAAGCAATGGAAAATTTCAACCGAGAGGAATTCCACAACAGCTACTCCTAAcgaaaaaattaacaaaaaagtaCACTTTACTGGTTCACAGATATCTGCACGAAGGCGAAGACTAGATGCTAGGAAGAAAACAACGTATACTTGTTCTGTTAAGCAAGGTGTTACAAGTAAGCAGTCGAAATTTACACTTGGTTCAGAGCTCCTTCAAAATCAATCTAAAGGTTATGTTAAAGGTGGGATAAGTGAGGTATTGCTCACTCACTCAGAAGTGGTCATTCTATCAAACAAAATCAAGATTGGTTTACGCTTGGAAGAGCAGAAACTAAG ACTGAAGAAAAAACTGGGAACTGAACCTTCAGAGGAGCAACTTGCTACTTCCATGAGGATTTCCCGAACTGACTTAAGAACCAAACAAATTGAATGCACTTTGGCAAGAGAAAAACTTGCGTTGAGCAATGTCCGTTTAGTGATGTCGATTGCACAAAGATATGATAACATGGGAGCTCAAATGGATGACCTTATTCAG GGGGGTCTAATTGGACTACTCCGAGGGATAGAAAAATACGATTCATCTAGGGGTTACAAGATTTCTACCTACGTGTATTGGTGGATACGACAG GGTGTTTCAAGAGCGTTAATGGAAAATTCAAGAATCCTAAGATTGCCTACTCATTTACATGAAAGACAAAGTGCAATCCGAAATGTCAAGATCAAACTGGAAGAACAAGGAATAAACCCATCTATTGAT AGGATTGCAGAAAGCCTGAATATATCCAGAAAGAAAGTTACGAACGCGACGCGG GCAATCACTAAAGTTTTCTCACTTGATAGGGGAGCTTCCCTTTCTATAAATGGTCTTCATGGACAAATATTTTATAGT GACATTGCAGATACTTGCATGGAGAACAACCCATGGCATGGAGTAGATAAAAAGGCTCTCAAa GAGGAAGTAAACAAGCTCATCTCCACAACTCTTGGGGAACGGGAGAGATATATCATCCGTCTTTATTATGGTCTTGACAATGAATGCCTTATTTGGGAAGATATTGGTAAAAG AATGGGATTGTCGAGAGAAGGTGTTAGGAAGATTGGACTTGTTGCACTAGAGAAACTAAAAAATGCTGCGAAAATGACAAAGCTTGAGACAATGCTGGTAGAACATTGA